TTTTAGAGGTTAGAGCTTACGGTTTACCCGTAAGCTTTTTTTATGCCCTTTTGCGTACCTTTGCGCTGCCTTAATTAAATAACAACCATTTTTTACAGTATAGGTACATGCAAATAGTTTTACGCCCGTCATTTAATATTGTTGCTAGTTTTGTTTTTTTGGTCATTCTGGCTAATTTTAGCATAGCCTGCCGCCCCAAAACAACACAACAGATATCGTCGTCTCAGCCTGCGGTTAATCATGGGCAGGTAAAAATGGTTTTTTATAATTTAGAAAACCTTTTTGATACCATTAACGACCCCGCCAACCCCGGAGATGATGATTACACCCCTAACGGCAAAGGTAAATGGACAACCGACCGCTACCAACATAAACTTAATAATTTGTGGCGGGTAATTGAAGCCACTAATGATGGCCAACCTCCAGAAATTTTTGGTGTTTGCGAAGTTGAAAACAATCAGGTTCTAACCGACTTGATCCACAAAACAGTATTGCCCGACCATTACAAAACAGTGCATTACCCCTCGCCCGATGAGCGCGGAATTGACGTTGCTTTGGTCTATAATCCGGATATTTTTACCGTTTTAGAAAGCAAAAATCTTAATATAACATTGCCAAACAACGACTATACCCGCGATATTTTATGGGTACATGGTAAAATTGCCAATCAGTACGAATTGCATATATTTTTAAACCACTGGCCAAGTCGCCACTCGAACGACAAAACACTAAGCGAAGGCAACCGAATAAAAGCCGCTACCGTTTTAAAAACTAAATGTGATGCTATTTTCAAAAAAAATCCGGATGCCAATATAATCATTATGGGCGATTTTAACGACCATCCGAACGATAAAAGTATTGTCGAAACTCTTGGCGCTAAAGGAATTTCGGCTGCAAACAACAAAACGCAATTAATAAATATTACCGCCGAATTGGATAGTACAAAAGGCGGAAGTTACCGCTACCAAGGCAAATGGGAACGTATAGACCAGGTAATTGTGTCGAGGGCAATGGTACATAAAACAGCCGGCCTTAAAGTACTGCCCGAAGAAACGGGGTATTTTAAAGCCGACTTTATGTTGTATAACGATAATAAGTGGGGGAGAATGCCTAACAGAACTTTTGGCCGCGATTTTAAATATTTTGGCGGCTATAGCGACCATATACCTGCTTATGCCACCTTTACGTGGTAAAAGTATTTTGCAAGCAGGTTTAGCTATTTGCGTTGTGTATTTATTTTATATGTGCATTTTAGCTTTTTTGGCTAATAATGCTTCTTCTGTTTCGCGGAAGTCGGGGTCGGGCACGCAGCAATCAACTGGGCAAACTGCTGCACATTGTGGTTCTTCATGAAAACCCATGCACTCAGTACACTTATCCGGAACAATATAATAATAGTCCTCTTGAATGGGTTTAAATGATTCTTTAACGCTAACTTCGCGTCCGTCTAACAATATAACGGTGCCTTGCACGGTAGTGCCATCGGCAATTGCCCATTCAACGCCACCTTCGTAAATAGCATTATTTGGGCATTCGGGCTCACAAGCTCCGCAGTTAATACAATCGTCGGTAATAATAATGGCCATGGAGTATAAAATTAGTTAATTAGTTTGGTTTTTTTAAGGTTATGATGTTAATTTGCAGTTTTGTACGCAACAATTATTGAACAAGAAGCAAAGGTAAAAAGTTTATATCACATTAATAGAATTTACGCCCCACATTTATAGCAATGCCCACCCATTTAGATGAAAAAATAAGCTGTTTAGCCCAGCTTGGCTATCAAATAGCCAATAAGCCACAACAATTAAGCCCATTTATTGAAAAAGCCTGCCGACAAAACCCTTGGTTCACCCACAACAATGTTGCTTACGCTTTAAACGCCATTGCCACCGAGTTTTTAGATGAAGCAAAATTAAAAACCTTCTTACAAGAATATCCGGATGAATTAGCGAAACAAGCAAAAAACGCGCCTAAAAAAGTGGGCATCATTATGGCCGGAAATTTACCTTTGGTCGGGTTTCATGATTTTTTATGCGTTTACCTGTCGGGGCACCATGCCGCCATAAAATTATCTTCCAAAGATGATGTTTTGTTGCCGGCTGTTTTGAACTTATTAAGTAATTTAGATGCAAACCTTTCGCAAACAATATCTTTTCCGGATAAACTGACAGATATTAACGCCATCATAGCAACCGGAAGCAACAATACCGCCCGTTATTTTGAGTATTATTTTGGAAAGTATCCGCATATCATTCGGCAAAGCCGGGTATCGGCAGCCATTATTACCGGCCACGAAACAACCGAAGAACTAAAAGCCTTAGGCGATGATGTTTTTAGGTATTTTGGTATGGGGTGCCGCAATGTTGCCAAACTGTTTGTACCAAAAAATTATGACCTCACGCGCATTTTAACTGCTTGGGATGATTGGCAATTTGTTGAAAACCACAATAAATACAAAAATAATTACGACTACTATTGCGCCATGATGTTGCTAAATCGCGAACCGCATTTAGCTAATTCATTTGTTGCCTTGGTAGAGCGCCCCGAATTAGCAGCCCCTACCGGCTTGGTATATTACGAGTACTATGATACAACTGATACCCTAACCAACAGACTTATTGATGTGCATGAACAGTTACAATGTGTAGTGGGTAACCCACAACGCAGCGGTCTTTGTGTGCCGTTTGGCCATACACAGCTACCCGCCCTAAACGACTATGCCGACAAAATTGATACCATGCAGTTTTTGTTGAGCGATTTAGTTTGTAATTAGCCCTTTACTTTTTTATACTAGGCATAATTGCTACGGAAAACCACTTAGAAACCACAACCAGCCTTTTTCGTTGGTAATTACAATTTGCCCACCATTGGGTAAAATTGCTATGGCTTCGGTTTGTGCTTGAGGGGGTAAAAATGGCGGTAGCGACCAAACCCGCTTGGTTTTGCCTTGTAATTTTCCCGGATGATTTGTTTCAATTTTTGTAATTTGCCCATAACTTAACAGCCAAACACATTGCTGTTCAAAGCTAAATACCGCACTTGTAACTGGCGAGCCTACAAACAAACTATCTGCAAGCTGGGCTTGTATAGGTGCATTTGTTGGCGAAACTGCTGCTTGGGCAGGTACGGCAAAACAACGCATAAAGCCCAATTTTTTTTGCTTTTTAGTACTGTGTTTTGTGAAAATCCAAATGGTGTCGTTAAAATAAATTGCTGCTTCGGCGTTGTGTGGACTACTAGGGTAGGTAAAATTAATAGGCTCAGCCCTTACAATAACCCGCCTGTCTTTTGAAGATAAAGCTTGTTGCCAGTTGGCGGCCAAAATTTTGTAAAAACTAAATACTTCATCCTGCCGGCGAGCAGCATTATTGCCAATATCGGCAATATATAAATCGCCGTTTAAATTGTTTAAGGTAAGGTCTTCCCAATCGTGGTTGGTTGCGTTGGCAATTTCGAGGGTTAATACTAATTGGCCCTGATAATTAAAAAAATACAAATTAGGTGCATTGCCACTGTCGTTGTGCGATACAAACAACGAGTCGCCAATAGCACATAAACCCGACGATTCATGTAAAACTGCCGGCATCCGTATTGTTTGTTCCGGATGTTTTCCGGAAGTAAGCATTTGAATTATCCACAAAAACCATTGAATAGGCAGCATTGCTAAGTTTTGTTTTCTTTTTTATCCGGATAGATTTTAACTTTTTAAAATAAGCATAGCTATCAGTCAAAAAACCTGTTAAGCTGGCAAAATAAAAATGCCTGTTTCGTTTGTTTTTATTTCGTCATTATCAATTAACCAGCGCAAGGCATTAATTATTACCTGCTTGTTTAGTTTGGTTTGTAACTCGGTTTGTTGAAGTAAAATTTCGGTGGTTAAGGCGTTGTTGGCAGTAGTGGTTTTGTTATTATTATAATATTGAGACACCATTTGAAGCAAAGTTTGTGTTGCAAGTTGCTGTTGTTGCTCGGCTTTTTGCATCCGGATATGTTGTATGCAAACATCACAAATGCCACAATCGGTATTTGTTGTTTCACCAAAATAGGCTACTATCTGTCGGTTTCGGCAAATTGTGGCAGTATTTACGTAGTTTAGGATAGCATTTATATTGTTTAAAAAAACAGTTTGCCTAAATTGCATTAATTTTTCGTTTACAGCAAGGTTATTTTCTGCAATTCGCGGTTCAATAAAACTAACCTGGGGCTGCTCGGCTTGCGGCAAATAGTCAATAAGTTTTTGTTTATGTAACACAGTTAAGGCATTTTTTACAAACTCAATAGGTACACTCATTTGTTTAGCTATTTGCCGCTCGTTGATGGCTACGTATTGCACAAAAGCCGAGCCACCATAAAGGCGCAACAACATTTTTATATACGGGTTAAGGCGAATATTGGCGACTTCAACTTCGTACAATTCGTTGCGCGAGGCTGTAATAAGCAAACGGGCTGGCAGGTCGGCGGCATCGCTTAGGGCAATATATCCATGTTCTTCTAATATTTTAAGTGCGTGCCAGGTTGGCAAAATGGGCAATTTAAAATTATCGCAAAGTTCATCTAAATCAAAATCAAAATTCTGCCCTTGCCCCGCACCAACCGGCAATTGGCAGGCATTGCACAAGGCAATATAAGTTTGTAATACGGTAGCTTTATTAGGGTAACGCTGCACAATTAATTTTTGCAAATTTACCCCATCGCTGTTTTGATATAGCAATACCGCAAACGATTTCTTGCCATCTCGTCCGGCACGACCTGCTTCTTGGTAATACGCCTCTAAACTGGTGGGCGGCGATATATGCACAACCAAGCGCACATTAGGTTTGTCTATACCCATGCCAAAAGCATTGGTTGCAACCATAATTCGGATATGGTCTTTCATCCAAGCTGTTTGTTTTTGGTTGCGTTGGGCGGTTGTTAGACCTGCGTGATAAAAATCGGCAGCCAAGCCATTTTTACGCAAAAACTGTGCTGTTTCTTGCGCTAAGGCTCTGCTGTTTGTATAAACAAGTGCACATCCAGATATTTTTTTTAAGATGGTTAAGAGTTTATCTTTTTTGTTATCTTCATTTAAAACCGAATAAGACAGGTTTGAGCGCGTAAAACTTTGTTCGTATATTTTATATCCGGATGCTAATTGCAATTTGTCGGCAATATCATTGCGAACGCGCGTTGTGGCCGAAGCCGTAAGTGCTAAAACAGGTGCATGGGGTTGCAGTTGGCGCAGTAATGGAATTTTAAGGTAGGCGGGTCTAAAGTCGTAACCCCATTGCGAAATACAGTGTGCTTCGTCAACGGCGATGAATGATAATTTTATACGGGTTAAAAAATCTTTAAACAGGGCAGTATGAATTCTTTCGGGCGAAACGTATAAAATACGGCATTTTCCGGATAAACAAAGTTGTAAAATGCGGTTAGCTTCGTTGGGGTGTAATCCCGAAAAAATGGCTTCGGCGGCAATATTTTTTGCCTTTAAATTTTGCACCTGGTCTTTCATTAGGGCAATTAGCGGCGATATAACTAAGCAAAGCTCACCCTCATCAAAGGTTAAGGCCGGCACTTGGTAGCATACCGATTTACCACCCCCGGTGGGTAACAAAGCCAAGGTGTCAAAGCCCTGCAAAACCGCTTGCATAATTTCGAATTGCAAGGGTCGAAAGGCATCGTAGCCCCATTTTTCTTTTAAAATTTGATGAAGGTTTTCGAGCATTTTAAGAAATTATTGCCCACTGAGTTTAAACGGGTACTAAACTAACTACAAATTTGAATGTTTGGTTTTAAATTAAGGATATTTTTTAAACTTTCAGTCTAAAACTATCGTTTGTTGTTTGTGCTAAATATAATAATAATTTTTTGATTAATACTACAAATTTACATCCTGTTTTTCGAATATCATACCACTAAACAAGTAAAATATCCGGAAGGTATGATTGATGGTACTAATAAGGATCTCAAGTTTACTATATAGGCGACAAAACGCTGATGTGGTAAAAACAAAACCCCTTGCTTGGATATAATTAACTATAGCCAACCAAAGGGTTTATTTGTTTCGTTAGGCTTGGTTATTTGTAGATGGGCCTAAGGTAATGCTTTAAATTATAGGTTTGTAGCTAACGAAGTATTTTCGGTAGCTGGCTCGTCAGTTTGTTGCTGGCCTTGTTCGGTTTGAGGTGCAAATTTGCCAGTACCGCGCCAACGATGCCAAGCATCGTGCAGTTTGTCGTTAAGCAGGTACATGGCAGGTACTACTACTAAAGTTATAATGGTGGCAAAGGCAAGTCCAAAAATTATTGTCCACGAGAGGGGGCCCCAGAAGGCAACACTGTCGCCGCCAAAAAATATTTTGGGGTCTAAATGGGTAAACATGCTGGCAAAATCAATATTCATACCAACAGCCAAAGGTACCAAGCCCAACATGGTGGCCGTTGCGGTAAGTAAAACAGGTTTTAAGCGGGTTTTTCCGGCATGAACCACACTGTACCAGCTATCGTGGCCTTGATTTTTAAGCACGTCGGCAAACTCGACTATTAAAATTCCGTTTCGTACAACAATGCCTGCCAAACCTATCACGCCAATACCCACCATAACTACCGCCATTGACATTTGGAAAAAGGAAAAACCCAGCAAGACTCCGATAATACTAAATATAACTTCGGTTAAAATAATAAAACTTTTACTAAGCGAATTAAACTGAGTTACTAATATTAGTATAATTAACAACAAAGATATTAACAACGAACGTCCTAAAAATGCTACTGTTTCAGCTTGTTCTTCCTGTTCGCCGGTCATGTCAATTTTTATCCCATCCGGAAGATTAAAATTAGTGATTGCTCTTTTAATATCGCCATTTACGTTATTGGCAAAATAGCCACCTAATACATTCGATTGTAAGGTAATAACACGCTCAAGATTTTTGCGTTTAATGCCGCCGTAGGTGTTGGTGTATTTAATATCGGCTACTGCAGACAGAGGTACCTGACGCACCAAGCCGCCCATGTTCATGTCGCGGAAAGTAATTTTAAGGTTTAGTAGTTGTTGTAAGTCGTTGCGCTGGTTAAAAGTGTAGCGCAATTCGATGGGGTATTCATCTTCGTCATCTTTTAGTTTAGAGACCTCTTTTCCGAAAACGGCTGTTCGTATTTCGCTTCCTATTTGTGCGGTGCTAATGCCTTCGCGGGCGGCGCGTTCGCGGTCAATTTCAACGATTACTTCGGGGTTATTATTGACAAAATCAGATTTTAGCTCTTCAATTCCGGGAACTTGTACGGTGTCTTGCAAATAGGCTTTAAGTCGTGCGGCTGTTAGTTGCAGGTTGTCTAAGTTTTCGCCGGCAATTTCAATATTAATAGGTGCACCTGTTGGCGGCCCCGACCCCTCTTGAGCTATGGCAATTTGCAGGCCGGGTATTCCTTGTACTTTTTGGCGTATAAGGTCTAAGTATTTGGCAGTACTTTCGCCGTTTCGCTTGGCAAATTCAACAAAAGCCACTGAAACTCGCCCTTTATTTGA
The sequence above is drawn from the Sphingobacteriales bacterium genome and encodes:
- a CDS encoding 4Fe-4S dicluster domain-containing protein, translated to MAIIITDDCINCGACEPECPNNAIYEGGVEWAIADGTTVQGTVILLDGREVSVKESFKPIQEDYYYIVPDKCTECMGFHEEPQCAAVCPVDCCVPDPDFRETEEALLAKKAKMHI
- a CDS encoding RecQ family ATP-dependent DNA helicase, which encodes MLENLHQILKEKWGYDAFRPLQFEIMQAVLQGFDTLALLPTGGGKSVCYQVPALTFDEGELCLVISPLIALMKDQVQNLKAKNIAAEAIFSGLHPNEANRILQLCLSGKCRILYVSPERIHTALFKDFLTRIKLSFIAVDEAHCISQWGYDFRPAYLKIPLLRQLQPHAPVLALTASATTRVRNDIADKLQLASGYKIYEQSFTRSNLSYSVLNEDNKKDKLLTILKKISGCALVYTNSRALAQETAQFLRKNGLAADFYHAGLTTAQRNQKQTAWMKDHIRIMVATNAFGMGIDKPNVRLVVHISPPTSLEAYYQEAGRAGRDGKKSFAVLLYQNSDGVNLQKLIVQRYPNKATVLQTYIALCNACQLPVGAGQGQNFDFDLDELCDNFKLPILPTWHALKILEEHGYIALSDAADLPARLLITASRNELYEVEVANIRLNPYIKMLLRLYGGSAFVQYVAINERQIAKQMSVPIEFVKNALTVLHKQKLIDYLPQAEQPQVSFIEPRIAENNLAVNEKLMQFRQTVFLNNINAILNYVNTATICRNRQIVAYFGETTNTDCGICDVCIQHIRMQKAEQQQQLATQTLLQMVSQYYNNNKTTTANNALTTEILLQQTELQTKLNKQVIINALRWLIDNDEIKTNETGIFILPA
- a CDS encoding acyl-CoA reductase; its protein translation is MPTHLDEKISCLAQLGYQIANKPQQLSPFIEKACRQNPWFTHNNVAYALNAIATEFLDEAKLKTFLQEYPDELAKQAKNAPKKVGIIMAGNLPLVGFHDFLCVYLSGHHAAIKLSSKDDVLLPAVLNLLSNLDANLSQTISFPDKLTDINAIIATGSNNTARYFEYYFGKYPHIIRQSRVSAAIITGHETTEELKALGDDVFRYFGMGCRNVAKLFVPKNYDLTRILTAWDDWQFVENHNKYKNNYDYYCAMMLLNREPHLANSFVALVERPELAAPTGLVYYEYYDTTDTLTNRLIDVHEQLQCVVGNPQRSGLCVPFGHTQLPALNDYADKIDTMQFLLSDLVCN